From a single Micromonospora sp. WMMD1102 genomic region:
- a CDS encoding type III polyketide synthase → MGSGSGQDGSGVIVGMGMALPPTASQQELWAGFFAGHFSGTTRALAERIFANSGVRHRQAAVNPLLEDVSDWPTERRMRRYQIEALPLGKEAVGRALTDAGLSASEIGLFVVCSCTGYATPGLDILLARDLGMAADTQRMFVGHMGCYAALPGLAAANDFVTARGRPALLLCAELTSLHIQPSTARMDTQQIISHALFSDAAVAVVVAPGDRSGYAVREVTAVTDTSTADHMTWELTDTGFRMGLSPKVPQVLAAHVRDLVTDLLARHGRRIGDVDGWAVHPGGPRILNVVEAELGLSPEAMAASRTVLDEYGNCSSPTSLLILERLRRSAPAPRTVVMLAFGPGLTLYAALLDRQPGAARADRTRLAQQAGRDGS, encoded by the coding sequence ATGGGCAGCGGTAGCGGGCAGGACGGCTCCGGGGTGATCGTCGGGATGGGCATGGCGCTGCCGCCGACGGCAAGCCAGCAGGAACTGTGGGCGGGCTTCTTCGCCGGGCACTTCTCCGGGACCACCCGGGCGCTCGCCGAGCGGATCTTCGCCAACTCCGGGGTACGGCACCGGCAGGCGGCGGTGAACCCGTTGTTGGAGGACGTCTCGGACTGGCCGACCGAGCGCCGGATGCGCCGCTACCAGATCGAGGCGCTGCCGCTGGGCAAGGAGGCGGTCGGCCGGGCGCTCACCGACGCCGGCCTCTCGGCCAGCGAGATCGGCCTCTTCGTGGTCTGCTCCTGCACCGGCTACGCCACCCCGGGGCTGGACATCCTGCTGGCCCGGGACCTGGGGATGGCCGCCGACACCCAGCGGATGTTCGTCGGGCACATGGGCTGCTACGCGGCGCTGCCGGGGCTGGCCGCCGCGAACGACTTCGTCACCGCCCGGGGCCGTCCGGCGCTGCTGCTCTGCGCCGAGCTGACCAGCCTGCACATCCAGCCGTCGACGGCCCGGATGGACACCCAGCAGATCATCTCGCACGCGCTCTTCTCGGACGCCGCCGTCGCCGTGGTGGTCGCCCCGGGCGACCGTTCCGGGTACGCCGTCCGTGAGGTCACCGCCGTCACCGACACCTCCACGGCCGACCACATGACCTGGGAGCTGACCGACACCGGCTTCCGGATGGGACTGTCCCCGAAGGTGCCGCAGGTGCTCGCGGCACACGTGCGTGACCTGGTCACCGACCTGCTGGCCCGGCACGGCCGGCGGATCGGCGACGTGGACGGCTGGGCGGTGCACCCCGGCGGGCCGCGCATCCTCAACGTGGTGGAGGCGGAGCTGGGCCTGTCGCCCGAGGCGATGGCGGCGTCCCGGACGGTACTCGACGAGTACGGCAACTGTTCGTCGCCCACTTCTTTGCTCATCCTGGAACGACTCAGGCGGTCCGCCCCGGCACCCCGTACCGTGGTGATGCTCGCGTTCGGACCCGGATTGACCCTCTACGCCGCACTGCTGGACCGGCAGCCCGGGGCGGCACGGGCGGACCGCACGCGGCTGGCCCAGCAGGCCGGCCGGGATGGCTCCTAG
- the ispD gene encoding 2-C-methyl-D-erythritol 4-phosphate cytidylyltransferase, producing MTAQLNPRGDVAVLVPAAGAGVRLGPGGPKALRRIGGEPLLVHAVRRIAAAPSVHTVVVAAPPGDADAVRDLLAPVAELTVVAVVAGGATRQESVAAALAAVPAGPEIVLVHDAARALTPTALVESVAEAVRGGAEAVVPVLPVVDTVKEVSAAGLVLGTVDRSALRAVQTPQGFRRSVLAAAHAAAVDPLTDDAGLVEKQGVPVTCVPGSEYALKITRPFDLALAEYLLTSTRYDGEADDGPR from the coding sequence GTGACCGCGCAGCTCAATCCGCGCGGTGACGTCGCGGTCCTCGTTCCTGCGGCGGGTGCCGGGGTCCGGCTCGGGCCGGGCGGCCCCAAGGCGCTCCGCCGGATCGGCGGCGAACCGCTGCTGGTGCACGCCGTGCGGCGGATCGCCGCCGCGCCCTCGGTGCACACCGTCGTGGTGGCCGCGCCGCCCGGCGACGCCGACGCGGTCCGCGACCTGCTCGCCCCGGTCGCCGAGTTGACCGTGGTGGCCGTGGTGGCCGGCGGCGCCACCCGGCAGGAGTCGGTCGCCGCCGCGCTGGCCGCGGTGCCGGCCGGCCCGGAGATCGTCCTGGTGCACGACGCGGCCCGCGCGCTCACCCCGACCGCCCTGGTCGAGTCGGTCGCCGAGGCGGTCCGCGGTGGCGCGGAGGCGGTCGTCCCGGTGCTGCCGGTGGTCGACACTGTCAAGGAGGTCTCGGCCGCCGGGCTGGTGCTCGGCACCGTGGACCGGTCCGCGCTGCGGGCCGTGCAGACCCCGCAGGGCTTCCGGCGGTCGGTGCTGGCCGCCGCGCACGCCGCCGCCGTCGACCCGCTGACCGACGACGCGGGCCTGGTCGAGAAGCAGGGGGTACCCGTCACCTGCGTCCCCGGCTCGGAGTACGCGCTGAAGATCACCCGCCCGTTCGACCTGGCCCTGGCCGAATACCTGCTCACCTCGACCCGATACGACGGAGAGGCGGACGACGGGCCCAGGTGA
- a CDS encoding CarD family transcriptional regulator, translating into MVFSVGETVVYPHHGAALIEAIETRVIKGEPKQYLVLRVAQGDLTVRVPAENAEIVGVREVVGEEGLGKVFDVLRAPHTEEPTNWSRRYKANLEKLASGNPLKVAEVVRDLWRRERERGLSAGEKRMLAKARDILVGEVALAEKSTKDEAETLLDKVLTEA; encoded by the coding sequence ATGGTTTTCAGTGTCGGCGAGACCGTTGTTTACCCCCACCACGGGGCCGCACTCATCGAGGCAATCGAGACTCGGGTCATCAAGGGCGAGCCCAAGCAGTACCTCGTCCTCAGGGTCGCTCAGGGTGATCTGACGGTCCGGGTGCCCGCGGAGAATGCCGAGATCGTGGGTGTGCGCGAAGTGGTCGGCGAAGAGGGCCTGGGCAAGGTCTTCGACGTCCTCCGTGCCCCGCACACCGAGGAGCCGACCAACTGGTCGCGGCGTTACAAGGCAAATCTGGAGAAGCTGGCCTCCGGTAACCCCCTCAAGGTGGCTGAGGTCGTCCGCGACCTCTGGCGCCGTGAGCGGGAGCGGGGCCTGTCGGCGGGCGAGAAGCGGATGCTCGCCAAGGCCCGCGACATCCTCGTCGGTGAGGTCGCACTCGCCGAAAAGAGCACCAAGGACGAAGCGGAAACTCTGCTCGACAAGGTGCTCACCGAGGCATAG